The sequence TAGACACTAACACACATATAAAAGGATAGAATGCCAGAAATGAGCCTTATAAGGAATGGCTTATAACTATTagagtttcttttttaagtaatttaaataaatgacaaGTATCACCTTAATACCAAATTAGGTGATGTGATTCAGACCATACAGTTGTGGTCCAGAGAGAATTTCACATCACAGGGCTGAGTAGAACTGTCTATGAGAGAGAATTCTCtcttgcaaaaatagtacagttCCCTTTATCCTGTTTGCCCTGATGTAACATCTTACATATGCATAGTACAGTTGTTAAAACTGAGAAATTAGGATTGAAACCATGCTGTTCACTAATCAAGAGACTTTCCTGAAATTTTACCAGTATTCCACAAATGTTCCTTTTCTGGTCTAGGATCCCTAGAATCTTAAGTTCATTTGTCCTGTCTTGGTCTCCTCTAATCTCTAACCAATGTTTGgtctttgactttttaaaaaatctttcccgACATTTACATTTTGAAGAATACTTGCGGCTGTTTTGCAGAACACCTTTTAATTTTGGTTTATCTGATGTTTTTTCATAATTAGATTGAGGTATGCATTTTTTTTGGCAAGCATGCCACAGAAACCACAGTGTGTCCTTCTCGGTATATAGATCACAAGGTCCGTGATGATCCTTCATTTAGGCAAGTTGGTTAAGGTGGTGTCTGCTAGGTTTCTCCCTTATAATGTTGtgattttcctctttgtaatTAATAAGGCTCTTGTCTTGTATTTATAAGACGATTTTGTGCTTCATAAATTGACTGTCAAGGGTTGGAACAAGTGCTGTTCACAGAGGGTTGCCGAGTGTTCTGTCCTGGTGGGAAGGAGCTGTGCCCTAGTAGATGATGGAGTCATTATTTAAGTGTTTGAATAGGTTCCTCTCAATCCATACTGAAATGGATTGCCTGACATTACACTGCAGGATTTTTAAGTCCTACCTCCAGGCATATCTCATACTTACTAGCAAAAATGAAAGTGTGAAAtgctttttaatgtatatttaacaACACATAGTCTGGTGATTACTGATGTGTATTCTCTGTGGACACACTCTACTATCAGAGCAGGATGTTAAGAGAcaatatttttacacatttattcTATCTAAATCCATCACGTGTTTACTTTCTGAATATCTATAACTGTCATTTATAACAAGATCATAAAAAGTCAAATACTCTTAACTCAAACTTTGAGTCATAGAATTACAATCAATTTTCAGAAAAAGTACAATTGCTGTGTTTCCTTACTCTACCTTACGAAATTGCCTACTGTAACGTGACACTAAAATTCAGCCACTTAAAAGGGGAGAGATACAGCATAGCAATGTGAGTATGGGGGTGATGCTACTTCATTCATCTTCGTGATTTAGAAATTCAGATAATAGCTCCTATTTAAAGGAAGTTTCATCATTGAATCCAGTGTCGTGCCTGATTgtgttaatgaaataaaatttgaaaaatgtaccTAATTCCTTCCTATGGTGTCACTATTCAATAAAGATTAAGGTAccacgttttgttttgtttctgcatACACTGGATTACACAGCAAGAGTTCACGTCTTGTACTAATATATGCTAAATACTTGCATAGTCTATAGACCATTGTTGGTACAAGTAGCAGTAGCGTAGGCATTTTAGATCGCAGAGCCCCAGTGGTCTACGTTTTGTTTGCTTTGACATTATTAAACTCAATCTGTTTCTCTGTGACTCTAATGACTGCATTTGCATGGCAGAAAAGTTTGCTTTGTGGATCAACTTGTATTAACAGTGCTTGCATGTTGTTTTCTGCCCTTGCTCGCGGTGTTCCATGAGCAGACAGAGCACCTTCAGCTGCCCTGAATAATTATGCACAATCAATAAGTTTCTGTGTTTGTCTTTGTCGTTTCTTTGATGTGGCCTCCAGGATGCTGCTGGCAAGGTGCTTGACCGCTGGGCCATCATGTCTCGAGAAGAGGAAATCATCACCCTTCAGCAGTTTCTGCGGTTCGGAGAAACCAAATCCATCGTGGAGCTGATGGCGATTCAGGAGAAGGAAGGGCAGGCCGTAGCTGTACCATCTTCAAAGACAGACTCAGACATCAGAACTTTCATTGAGAGCAATAATCGCACCAGGAGTCCCAGCCTCCTAGCCCATCTAGAGAACAGCAACCCTTCCAGCATTCATCACTTCGAAAACATCCCCAACAGCCTCGCCTTCCTGCTGCCATTCCAGTACATAAACCCGGTCTCAGCCCCGCTGCTAGGATTGCCTCCGAACGGGCTGCTGTTAGAACAACCAGGACTGAGGCTGCGGGAGCCCAGCCTTTCGACCCAGAATGAATATAATGAGAGCAGTGAGTCTGAAGTCTCCCCCACGCCCTACAAGAACGATCAAACACCCAATAGAAATGCCCTGACCAGCATCACTAACGTGGAGCCCAAAACCGAGCCAGCCTGCGTGTCCCCCATTCAGAATTCCGCCCCAGTCAGTGACCTGTCCAAAACTGAACACCCGAAGAGCTCATTCCGGATCCACAGGATGAGAAGGATGGGGTCGGCCTCCCGGAAGGGAAGAGTGTTCTGTAACGCGTGTGGGAAGACATTCTATGACAAAGGTACTCTCAAAATCCATTATAACGCGGTTCACCTGAAGATCAAACATCGGTGCACCATTGAAGGCTGCAATATGGTCTTTAGCTCCCTTCGCAGCCGTAACCGCCACAGTGCAAACCCTAACCCTCGCCTTCACATGCCTATGCTAAGGAATAACCGAGACAAAGATTTAATCCGGGCCACGTCCGGGGCTGCCACCCCCGTCATAGCAAGTACAAAATCGAATCTCACACTCACGAGCCCTGGCCGGCCCCCAATGGGTTTTACCACTCCCCCACTAGACCCCGTCTTACAGAACCCTCTCCCTAGCCAGCTGGTGTTTTCTGGGCTAAAGACTGTCCAACCAGTTCCTCCATTTTATAGAAGTTTACTCACTCCAGGGGAAATGGTGAGTCCTCCGACCTCCCTCCCGACCAGTCCCATCATCCCAACCAGTGGTACCATAGagcagcaccccccacccccctctgAGCCAGCAGCGCCAGTAGTGATGATGGCCACTCATGAGCCCAGTGCCGACCTGGCGCCCAAGAAGAAGCCCAGGAAGTCCAGCATGCCTGTGAAGATCGAGAAGGAAATTATTGATACCGCCGATGAGTTTGACGATGAAGATGACGACCCCAATGACAGCGGGCCTGTGGTCAATGATGGGAGCCATGACAATCACTGCCACTCCCAGGAGGAGATGAGTCCGGGCATGTCTGTGAAGGACTTTTCTAAGCATAGCAGGACCCGGTGCATTTCAAGGACAGAAATAAGAAGGGCTGACAGCATGACTTCTGAGGACCAAGAACCTGAGCGGGACTATGAGAATGAGTCTGAGTCTTCGGAGCCCAAACTCGGTGAGGAATCCATGGAGGGGGATGAGCATATGCACAGTGAGGTGAGCGAGAAAGTCCTGATGAACAGTGAGAGGCCGGACGAGAACCACAGTGAGCCCTCTCACCAGGATGTCATCAAGGTGAAGGAGGAGTTTACAGATCCCACTTACGACATGTTTTACATGAGCCAGTACGGACTGTACAACGGCGGGGGTGCCAGCATGGCAGCCCTGCACGAGAGCTTTACGTCGTCCCTGAATTACGGCAGCCCTCAGAAGTTCTCCCCAGAAGGGGACCTGTGTTCTAGCCCAGACCCTAAAATCTGTTATGTGTGCAAGAAGAGTTTCAAAAGCTCCTACAGCGTGAAGCTTCACTACAGAAACGTTCACTTGAAAGAGATGCATGTCTGCACGGTGGCCGGCTGCAACGCTGCCTTCCCCTCTCGCCGAAGCAGAGACAGGTCAGTAAATCTCCATTGGCTGCTCCTCCTGGGGGGGTGGAGGGTGCCAGTCATGGTGGActtgacacattaaaaaaaaaatccaacttagATGTTTTCGATGCACTGTAAAGACTGTCCACAGTGACCGCGTGATCCCCAGGCTGCCATGCTCGTGAAGGATTGTTGCAGTCGGTGCTTGTTCTGGTTAAGCATGCAGAATCATACGCCATCTTACTCAGTAATGCACGCCATTTTTctctgtgctctgtgtgtgtgtatgtgcgtgtgtgtttccATGCATCTAGGTGTGAATAAGTTAACTGTGTACACAGTTCCCTGCTTTCCCATGAACCTTCACTTAGAAGCTGCAGCTTCTGttatatatatttctgctttgccTTGTGGCTTTATAATTAAATCAATATATTATCTTCATACACACGTATTTATCCAATATAGAAACAGAAATTTACGGATGGAAAGAACCATAGGTCCAGGACATCGAGACAGCCTGCATCTGCGTAGGTATAACCAGAAATGTTATCGTTCTTACATGAGTATTTAGTGTATCCATGAATTCTTTAAGAGTTGTAGATACATCGGAAGAAAATGGGACCAAAGTAATTGTTGATACGGGGAAATGTTATGACGATTGTGGGTTACTTCAACTTCACAATATCTTTGAGCACATCTCTAAAATATAGTCTGTCATGGGAATTATGCATAGAAGGGGAGACATGCATATACTTTGAGGATCAGTTAGAATATATTATGTCCAGCCTTCAGATGACATCACACCTTAGGTATGTAGCTGTGGCTCTGAAACGGTTGGGTTTAAACAGAAGCAGCTGGTCCTAAACCTACAGTGTTCTTtttcaatcttaaagaaaatgtaatataaaagGAATGTGTTAAGGTGGTCACTGGTGGAGTAACACAGTTGTCCTCCTCTTGTGGAGATAAGCTTATGAGCAGAGTATTATACACCAGCCTAACTAGAGTCACACAGTTAGTTCATCCCATTATAGCAAATGCAGTTTTTGGTTTTACATTGTCTTTTAATaatgtatctggagaaaatttTTTACATGGTAAAAATCAATGTATGTAGAAGAAACAGTATTAACTAGGAAGTTTCCAAATAGCTACCACCCAAATTCTAGTGTTTCCCTGATGGGTAGAGTTGTTTGATAAAGTAACATATAATAGAAGTACCCTGAAAAGTAGTGATCTGCCTCTAGAATGTTTTTATCCatatttaaaagttcagtcttcttaaaaataaaagaagaaaatactttttcCTTTCTACTAAAATACAAGGGACCCAATGCATGAAAAGCAAAATCTCTGAGAAAAAATTCAGTGGCTTTCTTCATACAATTCAAAACATGCTTTGAAGAGAAATCTATCTTAAAAAATTCCCTCCCCCCAACTCCATTTACcttgttctgtaaaaatgttttATGGTCTCAGAGTTCTTTTCAGTTCCAGGTTATCATTGACAGTCCCAAAATACAGCAGTTAAGATAGCTAGactttgaataataaaatataatactatATCCATCCCCCCCACGTTTGTAAGtaatattcattcttttacatttgaAATAGTGCACTTGTGATAATGAGGTTAAtgcattggattttttttttttaacaaaaataaaagactcaTGAAAAACTgcataaaatatttatggaaatggAGTGTTTGAAGACAAGCCAAAATTTAAGCTTATTTGCATGAATTCCTATCACAGTTTTAGTTGGTTTGCTGAAAATACTGCAAGTCATAACACTCAAATAAATGGCTCTGGGACCAAAGGCTACAACACCCAAAGCCTGGTGCTTTCATTTACATCAAGCCACTAGAAAACACAAGCGCAGTTTTTATGCCCCACTGTAAGGAAGTACTGTGGAGAGGGTGGTTTGTCTGAGGAAAAACATTTACTGATAGCAGCAGAATATTTCAGTCTCTAATTTTATTCTAAGGATTGAGCATTCCATGGGTGACCATCCATATACAAGTTGAGGCCACTGCCCAGCATTACTAGGATATAGGATATTCCAGGTGGGAAGCATAATACAGATATTCTCCCACGTACGTTCAGTCTCCCAAGAGATTGCAAACCCCAGAAGACAGGTGATTACATTTCATATGGGTGAAATAGCATGTCACGCCAAATCTTTTTAATTCTGGAATTTTGTCACACACAATAAAAGGCAAATTGGACCAAAAAAGTACTGTACAAGAAAGTCTTCTGATCCTCACTTGAAACTTTGCTTTTCAAGAGTCCTCAAATCTTTTGACCTCAGGGTAAACACTTAGCAGAAACTTTGAtacttcaacttttttttaataagaagcgTGTTCATCCTTGTTGAGTCCATGACTTAATATATGAGCATAGCTACCACCAAATAAGCAAAAGTAGGGATGCCATTGAATATCATCCTCTTCTGCATCTCAGGAAACATAACTGCACTATAACTGTACCCCTGTTTCATTGTCATCAACTAATGTTGACCTGTAATTTGATCTCCTTATTCACAAAGCCTCTGCCTAACATCTCAAATCTACCCAGTAGACTTCTCTTCCCTTGTCTCTTCACTTTTACTGTTTCAGTCACAAGAACTCCAGGAATTTTATGTCCctgctttttcccttttcagttcACTATGAAGCTAGGCTAAGTTTTCTTACCTTTCTATGAGCCAACACACCTTCCCAAACAGAAATCCTCCTTTGTCTTTAATCCTGCTGTCCTTGCAtccatttctctcctctccccagagtCTCGATTCATCCATCCTGGACTCTACAGCATCTTCCTTGTGCAAACAGCATTAGAAGGCATTTTGAGTTGGGGTCGAAGTATGCAAGGGGTTTACCTATGATAAAACTAACAGAATAAACCCTCTTCCTTCTATTTATGAAAGTAGCCTTCTTGTCTTTGGGCTTAGAACACTTTACAGGAGTGAGAAACAGGTCTTCCTCGGCTTCTTCCAAGATGGTTGTATTTGAGGGAGTTGTATGTTTGGTCTCAGACAAGCAGTCAGCAGGATGGAAGTAGAAAGATGGTAAATGCTGTGTGTTACATTTGGCAGCTAGTTAGCAGAGTTGTCCAAGTCTTTGCTTAGCATCTTTCTAGGTCTTGTAAGATGAGATTGAAGCCTTTTTGAAAAACAATATTCTTTGTGTGAAGTCGCCAAAAGGGACATGAGAGAGATAGCGGGGCACAAGCAAGGTTTGTGAGGGCTGAGGATTCTAAGTGTCAGAAGTGTCCTTTCTATGCATTTGTGAATGAGTGTGAGTTTAATAAATTTGAAAGCAAGGAGGACCATTCCATACTAATGACACACAGCAAGCTAATATGCACAAACTCCAATTTGTCTGGTCACTAGGTGGCTGTCAGGGTAATTTTCATTCTGAGTTTTAGAAGCACAATGTAAATTACTTTCCCTGTAAAGAACCACAGAACTATAAGGCGATGGCTGATATTTAAGTGAATACTGATAGGAGTGTGTAATGTTACACCCGACAGTCACTAGACACCTGTACTTCTTTCTTGTTTGTCCTTGATTTTTCTGCTAAGATTCTTCTGTCAGGGAAAGCAAAGCTGACACTAGGTTTTGAAGTATACCTATGAAAATACTCCCTTGGAAGAATAATTCTAACTGGGCTAGAACCTACAGTCTTCATTAAGGACGTTTTCTTGAAGAGTATCATAGAGTTGGTTGGCCCTGGCTTTCTTCGGTCATTTCTCATCCTCCGTCTGGTATTTTGATCCCCAGGAGGGCTGAGTGGCCATGGATCATCTGTATCTTAGGGAATCCCATTTATAAATTACATTTGGTTtttattccaaaaaataaaaacccctgTGTCCTCTTCTGCTGAATTCCTTATCATTTGCTAGTAtgttaaaaatctatttatatcTGTTTCAGTGATTGGCTGTTTTAAAACTCCCTCAACTATAATGAAGACTTTGTCCACAAAAACTAGATGGTCTGcatagaaagaaatatttaatctgtttgtttttcatcttAACATGAATTTTACCATCTTTGTTCCTCTCTTCCCTCTGAGAATAGTGGCCACTCATTGCTACAGTTTGTCTTGAATTTTATCAGAAAGGTAAGCATTATGTTTAATCTTCAAGGTGTAGGAAAGGTGATTCAGCCCCATGaataaatttagaaacaaaataatatttgctTAGGgtgatttataaataaatatgaggCAACCATTGGTGCCAAGTGGAAACCTTCTCTTTGATTGCTACTTAAATCCGTCCAGATTTAAAACATGTAAACTTCTTGATTTGTATGAAGTAAGACATCTGTATTTGGTTTATTAAAACGTGCTGATGTCTCCAGAACTAAATTTGTTCCTATATAGGCCTCTGGGTAGCCGtagctaaaaagcagagatgtatagtttttgcttgtttgattACCTGACTTCCAGCCCTGTACAGGTGTGCGGGCATAAATTAACATAAGCTACCTCTGACGAGTCACTGCATACATTAACAGCAGAGGTGAAGATGCGAAAACATGCTACCTGTCTCCTGTTATCACCTTCCCAGCAGCGACATCCATTTTTCCCATCATTCTGTGCTTAGAAAAGTTCTCTGTAAGTTTCCAAAGAGAGATTTTCAATAAATGCATATGATTTCACCAGGCAATACCGCCAAGAAATGAGCCACTTAGCACCAATTTAAGATAACCATTAGTGTATTTGCCCTAATACAATTAGCTGTCAAACAGTGTGTTAATCTTCTCCAAGTAGGAGAAGAGAACACTTGAAGGCATCAGCTCTTTCATTTCCTATATTTTTTGCCACCCAAACTGCAGCTCTCCTTTACcagatttcttttaaaaggtaAAGTCGCATGGGTCCTCTGACTTTTAAaggaagacatttttttccccctctgttacTCTTTTTGGTTTCACAATACAGCCAGGAGATCAATAGGTCTTTTGTACTTATCTCCATTACTTTCCATcaaaggcaaacaaacaaaataaatttcccCTTCTGAGTAATTGCTAGTTGTGTCCTCCTCAAGCGAAACTTTGGTAGTAAGATAAACTTCGGTGTCATTCCTGTCTCTGGGGTTCTTTTTATATCCTGGGAGAAGAGCAGTGAGCAAAACGGCCTCCTTGTATCATGGGGAGAGACTCTGTCAAGCCTACCATGAGCCTCGGATCTTCCTAATGACCTCCTGCTGGCCCAGCTGGATGTAAGACAAGCTCATTTAAGCCTCTGCTGACCTTTCACTCCTCCAGCCCAAGAAGTACACCAATCACTTCCACCAAACTGCCTACCAACTAGACAACAAAGCTTAATGGCAAGCAAAGGACTTCCTGTCCATGATACAAAGTTCTTACAAATTTCTCTTGATGAGAGTACCATTAAATCTCTTGCGGCTACATAACTTCCACTGTGTAAATGCAATGCTTCCATATACCCTGTATTCCTACCTTCCCTCAAAAGGAATGAGCTACTACTCTCTCCATCGGGAACTTGAAAATCCAGGCAGAAATAGCATTTAGATCAGCATGTACATACTGCATGCATAGTTGGTAATTTTCAGGATGGCACCACTTTGAAAGGGTCATCTTCATGATTTCTGTCTCCCTTGGGTCTCCCACCACCTATCTGATCCCCTGATAGACTTCTTTGATCTCATTCTTTCTTATAATGATTCATTCTAAGTATTTGTTTTTGTAGATAGtcttgtcttttttaaaacaaataaaaaaggccATTTCTCACCTGGAAGCAGGTTATGAGACTTCACACACTTATTAGTATTTGCTTGTATCCttcctgcaaagatgggttcTCCATACCGTAAGAGACTTCTACCAGCCCTTTCTTGCTgagtgatttgttgttgttgttgtgctaAGGAGacagacttttctttctctgttgaaATTTCATTGTGAAGGTTGGGCTAGAAAgcgtttcttttttctgttttttaaaagccttCTCAGAAATAATTTAATGTTTTTGCCGTAAGACTCCCACAAGcttcaaataaatgaatgtggCAGAATATGAAAGGAGTTTACACTTGCCAAAAAATTACAATGTCATAAAAAAAGGATTTATTAACTTTGATTCTTGAGTgccaagatgtgtgtgtgtgtgtgcatgtgtgagagaGAAGCAAgctgaggaagaggaaaaaagaatgctTTTCAGGAAAGGACAATTTTTCTTCAGTTACTTAACAGAAagctacactttttaaaaaatacctagatTTTATGTCCTAATGCAAGCGGCTTGAATTAAAACAGGAGTTGTAAATTCCTGGTAAAAAGCTGTTATGCCTGAAGTGTTAGTGATCTTAACTCTAGTACTTTATGGAGTTTATTACTTCTTTTATTAACAAGGGGGGAAAATGTTACCTActtctagtttaattctttttcttgcttgCTCTAATTATTTTGACTTTaccttagtaaaaaaaaaaaaacaagaaaaaaaaactgtgtttCCAACCTGAACATACGTAAGTGATGCCTCCAGTTTGCTATTGCATATATCAACTGGAATCATTGCCAGCTATTCAGAAATTATGCTAACGTTCTCATCTAAATGTATCCACATaaagtatatgtgtgtttatatgtgaaCAACCACATAAATAAGAATATCAAAAGACAGATCATCCTTAATTGCCAGAGTAGACATCTTCCTCTTGGGAAATGATGTATGAAGTTACTTTAGCA comes from Cervus elaphus chromosome 29, mCerEla1.1, whole genome shotgun sequence and encodes:
- the BNC2 gene encoding zinc finger protein basonuclin-2 isoform X15, translated to MSEEAEVDVRETETLRDREPKRARDLTLRDSCTDSSMQFGTRTTPAEPGFMGTWQNADTNLLFRMSQQVPVACAGRVLGADFCPNLEEPDQRLEVQAIRCTLVNCTCECFQPGKINLRTCDQCKHGWVAHALDKLSTQHLYHPTQVEIVQSNVVFDISSLMLYGTQAVPVRLKILLDRLFSVLKQEEVLHILHGLGWTLRDYVRGYILQDAAGKVLDRWAIMSREEEIITLQQFLRFGETKSIVELMAIQEKEGQAVAVPSSKTDSDIRTFIESNNRTRSPSLLAHLENSNPSSIHHFENIPNSLAFLLPFQYINPVSAPLLGLPPNGLLLEQPGLRLREPSLSTQNEYNESSESEVSPTPYKNDQTPNRNALTSITNVEPKTEPACVSPIQNSAPVSDLSKTEHPKSSFRIHRMRRMGSASRKGRVFCNACGKTFYDKGTLKIHYNAVHLKIKHRCTIEGCNMVFSSLRSRNRHSANPNPRLHMPMLRNNRDKDLIRATSGAATPVIASTKSNLTLTSPGRPPMGFTTPPLDPVLQNPLPSQLVFSGLKTVQPVPPFYRSLLTPGEMVSPPTSLPTSPIIPTSGTIEQHPPPPSEPAAPVVMMATHEPSADLAPKKKPRKSSMPVKIEKEIIDTADEFDDEDDDPNDSGPVVNDGSHDNHCHSQEEMSPGMSVKDFSKHSRTRCISRTEIRRADSMTSEDQEPERDYENESESSEPKLGEESMEGDEHMHSEVSEKVLMNSERPDENHSEPSHQDVIKVKEEFTDPTYDMFYMSQYGLYNGGGASMAALHESFTSSLNYGSPQKFSPEGDLCSSPDPKICYVCKKSFKSSYSVKLHYRNVHLKEMHVCTVAGCNAAFPSRRSRDRNRNLRMERTIGPGHRDSLHLLPT
- the BNC2 gene encoding zinc finger protein basonuclin-2 isoform X14, with protein sequence MSEEAEVDVRETETLRDREPKRARDLTLRDSCTDSSMQFGTRTTPAEPGFMGTWQNADTNLLFRMSQQVPVACAGRVLGADFCPNLEEPDQRLEVQAIRCTLVNCTCECFQPGKINLRTCDQCKHGWVAHALDKLSTQHLYHPTQVEIVQSNVVFDISSLMLYGTQAVPVRLKILLDRLFSVLKQEEVLHILHGLGWTLRDYVRGYILQDAAGKVLDRWAIMSREEEIITLQQFLRFGETKSIVELMAIQEKEGQAVAVPSSKTDSDIRTFIESNNRTRSPSLLAHLENSNPSSIHHFENIPNSLAFLLPFQYINPVSAPLLGLPPNGLLLEQPGLRLREPSLSTQNEYNESSESEVSPTPYKNDQTPNRNALTSITNVEPKTEPACVSPIQNSAPVSDLSKTEHPKSSFRIHRMRRMGSASRKGRVFCNACGKTFYDKGTLKIHYNAVHLKIKHRCTIEGCNMVFSSLRSRNRHSANPNPRLHMPMLRNNRDKDLIRATSGAATPVIASTKSNLTLTSPGRPPMGFTTPPLDPVLQNPLPSQLVFSGLKTVQPVPPFYRSLLTPGEMVSPPTSLPTSPIIPTSGTIEQHPPPPSEPAAPVVMMATHEPSADLAPKKKPRKSSMPVKIEKEIIDTADEFDDEDDDPNDSGPVVNDGSHDNHCHSQEEMSPGMSVKDFSKHSRTRCISRTEIRRADSMTSEDQEPERDYENESESSEPKLGEESMEGDEHMHSEVSEKVLMNSERPDENHSEPSHQDVIKVKEEFTDPTYDMFYMSQYGLYNGGGASMAALHESFTSSLNYGSPQKFSPEGDLCSSPDPKICYVCKKSFKSSYSVKLHYRNVHLKEMHVCTVAGCNAAFPSRRSRDRNRNLRMERTIGPGHRDSLHLPKD
- the BNC2 gene encoding zinc finger protein basonuclin-2 isoform X1 translates to MSEEAEVDVRETETLRDREPKRARDLTLRDSCTDSSMQFGTRTTPAEPGFMGTWQNADTNLLFRMSQQVPVACAGRVLGADFCPNLEEPDQRLEVQAIRCTLVNCTCECFQPGKINLRTCDQCKHGWVAHALDKLSTQHLYHPTQVEIVQSNVVFDISSLMLYGTQAVPVRLKILLDRLFSVLKQEEVLHILHGLGWTLRDYVRGYILQDAAGKVLDRWAIMSREEEIITLQQFLRFGETKSIVELMAIQEKEGQAVAVPSSKTDSDIRTFIESNNRTRSPSLLAHLENSNPSSIHHFENIPNSLAFLLPFQYINPVSAPLLGLPPNGLLLEQPGLRLREPSLSTQNEYNESSESEVSPTPYKNDQTPNRNALTSITNVEPKTEPACVSPIQNSAPVSDLSKTEHPKSSFRIHRMRRMGSASRKGRVFCNACGKTFYDKGTLKIHYNAVHLKIKHRCTIEGCNMVFSSLRSRNRHSANPNPRLHMPMLRNNRDKDLIRATSGAATPVIASTKSNLTLTSPGRPPMGFTTPPLDPVLQNPLPSQLVFSGLKTVQPVPPFYRSLLTPGEMVSPPTSLPTSPIIPTSGTIEQHPPPPSEPAAPVVMMATHEPSADLAPKKKPRKSSMPVKIEKEIIDTADEFDDEDDDPNDSGPVVNDGSHDNHCHSQEEMSPGMSVKDFSKHSRTRCISRTEIRRADSMTSEDQEPERDYENESESSEPKLGEESMEGDEHMHSEVSEKVLMNSERPDENHSEPSHQDVIKVKEEFTDPTYDMFYMSQYGLYNGGGASMAALHESFTSSLNYGSPQKFSPEGDLCSSPDPKICYVCKKSFKSSYSVKLHYRNVHLKEMHVCTVAGCNAAFPSRRSRDRNRNLRMERTIGPGHRDSLHLRRHSANINLHRKLLTKELDDMGLDSSQPSLSKDLRDEFLMKIYGAQHPLGLDIREDASSPAGTEDSHLNGYGRGMAEDYMVLDLSTTSSLQSSSSIHSSRESDAGSDEGILLDDLDGASDSGESAHKAEAPTLPGGLGADVSGSLMFNSLSGSTGGVMCNICHKMYSNKGTLRVHYKTVHLREMHKCKVPGCNMMFSSVRSRNRHSQNPNLHKNIPFTAVD
- the BNC2 gene encoding zinc finger protein basonuclin-2 isoform X2, which codes for MSEEAEVDVRETETLRDREPKRARDLTLRDSCTDSSMQFGTRTTPAEPGFMGTWQNADTNLLFRMSQQVPVACAGRVLGADFCPNLEEPDQRLEVQAIRCTLVNCTCECFQPGKINLRTCDQCKHGWVAHALDKLSTQHLYHPTQVEIVQSNVVFDISSLMLYGTQAVPVRLKILLDRLFSVLKQEEVLHILHGLGWTLRDYVRGYILQDAAGKVLDRWAIMSREEEIITLQQFLRFGETKSIVELMAIQEKEGQAVAVPSSKTDSDIRTFIESNNRTRSPSLLAHLENSNPSSIHHFENIPNSLAFLLPFQYINPVSAPLLGLPPNGLLLEQPGLRLREPSLSTQNEYNESSESEVSPTPYKNDQTPNRNALTSITNVEPKTEPACVSPIQNSAPVSDLSKTEHPKSSFRIHRMRRMGSASRKGRVFCNACGKTFYDKGTLKIHYNAVHLKIKHRCTIEGCNMVFSSLRSRNRHSANPNPRLHMPMLRNNRDKDLIRATSGAATPVIASTKSNLTLTSPGRPPMGFTTPPLDPVLQNPLPSQLVFSGLKTVQPVPPFYRSLLTPGEMVSPPTSLPTSPIIPTSGTIEQHPPPPSEPAAPVVMMATHEPSADLAPKKKPRKSSMPVKIEKEIIDTADEFDDEDDDPNDSGPVVNDGSHDNHCHSQEEMSPGMSVKDFSKHSRTRCISRTEIRRADSMTSEDQEPERDYENESESSEPKLGEESMEGDEHMHSEVSEKVLMNSERPDENHSEPSHQDVIKVKEEFTDPTYDMFYMSQYGLYNGGGASMAALHESFTSSLNYGSPQKFSPEGDLCSSPDPKICYVCKKSFKSSYSVKLHYRNVHLKEMHVCTVAGCNAAFPSRRSRDRNRNLRMERTIGPGHRDSLHLRSANINLHRKLLTKELDDMGLDSSQPSLSKDLRDEFLMKIYGAQHPLGLDIREDASSPAGTEDSHLNGYGRGMAEDYMVLDLSTTSSLQSSSSIHSSRESDAGSDEGILLDDLDGASDSGESAHKAEAPTLPGGLGADVSGSLMFNSLSGSTGGVMCNICHKMYSNKGTLRVHYKTVHLREMHKCKVPGCNMMFSSVRSRNRHSQNPNLHKNIPFTAVD